From Kogia breviceps isolate mKogBre1 chromosome 2, mKogBre1 haplotype 1, whole genome shotgun sequence, one genomic window encodes:
- the MKI67 gene encoding proliferation marker protein Ki-67, with product MGPTRRLVTIKRSGVDGPHFPLSLHTCLFGRGIECDIRIQLPVVSKQHCKIEINEQEAILFNFSSTNPTQVNGSTFDKPVQLKHGDVITVVDRSFRYENESHQNGSKSPGFPGQRWEQEPSRRVSRSSFPSNPDGKVQDASARSKLTEEAASGRPVVRGKDVTGDGIVSGGSEDPVAGKTPNSIHSSELLGDNGRNATTPTAGDSLEDSSVTFGSRNAELKASSSIKRLKWSDPNESPFRKLYESMKVELDVKSGKVSVLQNRRKSGSQSHCTTERESTGGLQSETLVSLKCRPTSGQSPQIKADAVSGERGSSPTEGKSSDEPFQTPKETRSPSVFCTERETLKTTTPVRSSQQSPSRSPWSEDLSVVAGGASLNLGQSEGSGAESKTLPPHKFLPRIQTPIRVESFGNTPEKLCPRKRKRIPTSVDDLTTETEILHQTVSAPLVPQAERKIQSHFLNKPEKLGVAADPVCPGSPRLSSADGSSFGDSTNKMDGVSLKRRRVSFGGRLRPELFDENLPPNTPLKRGETPKQRRSLVTHTPTVLKKIIKEQPQPSGKEDSSDVCLEVTAQNALVRSPAPNAAPTSPHAPGRCRRLSKASSIASESKSPHQTDIPKRGGRKSGSLPSKRASVDRNQHGLLQMIYSKRRSGASEANLVVAKSWADVVKLGTKQTQTKAVKRGPPRPLSKRQRRTNTPKKLTGIVHNQFSTGHANSPCTIIIGKAHVEKVNGPARPYRMLNNFMVNKPVDFSEDLSGLPEMFKTPVKEKPQRMNLCPSTFSNSEDLLGKELPVPHSGEKPLLCASENSGQNVAPGAQDAPKELSDQSSASPALRRQCIKINESIMKTPKNVYKTTGAEMKTPASEATTPKTTSSANEFRRSMELRSSQTPGVECKNEGPKPDTLENVLGRCLRKAPQPEQKLEGDMKGSETCTKNMDSKENSKKMLALRRSRIASELRCEITADPTALESLQETEPEEDQVDIPRLLQAPAHPKEAVDAENKATEMHCKSPRSGTVGTSTRTNTQLKTPSWKVDVEDASALGKLTQTPGKTMPMHREPGDDKSIKLFKETPNQKLDSSENVAGSKRRPRTPKGKAPPLEDLAGFKELFQTPDHAKQPMTDEKTTTIPYKSPAIEPVNTPSRKGRLKTPSQKVAVQQDVSALRKPQQTPGETTHSHREPEGGDRGIALSQETPGEKLDPAENGTGSKWRPRTPRKKAPPLEDLAGFKELFQTPDHAKQPMTDDKPTTIPYKSPPAEAVNMPTSSKRRLKTPSQKVAVQEDVSALRKPTQTPGGARHSDKEPEGGDRGIAVSQETPGEKLGPAENVTGSKWHPRTPKEKAPLLEDLVGFKELFQTPDHTVEPMTDDRIFKMLCQSPQLEPVNTPSRKGRLKTPSQKVAVQQDVSAPRKPQHTPGETTHSHREPQGGDRGIAVSQETPGEKLDPAENVTGSKWHPRTPKEKAPPLEDLAGFKELFQTPDHAKGQMTDEKTTTITYKSPAVEPVTRRTGRKGRLKSPPGKVDAEEPSVPRKSTQTPGGARHSDREPADGDKNIKSSKETPKQKPDSAENVNGSKRLPRTPKEKVQSLEDLAGFKELFRTPDHAKEPRAVVKTPQMLCMSSQPQLIFTPTNTKRWLKTPLGKVDTEKELSACRTTQSPGETRHSEGEPVDDDKSIKLFQETPNQKLDSSENVAGSKRRPRTPKGKAPPLEDLAGFKELFQTPDHAKQPMTDEKTTTIPYKSPAIEPVNTPSRKGRLKTPSQKVAVQQDVSALRKPQQTPGETTHSHREPEGGDRGIALSQETPGEKLDPAENGTGSKWRPRTPRKKAPPLEDLAGFKELFQTPDHAKQPMTDDKPTTIPYKSPPAEAVNMPTSSKRRLKTPSQKVAVQEDVLALRKPTQTPGGARHSDKEPEGGDRGIAVSQETPGEKLGPAENVTGSKWHPRTPKEKAPPLEDLVGFKELFQTPDHTVEPMTADRIFKMLCQSPQLEPVNTPSRKGRLKTPSQKVAVQQDVSALRKPQQTPGETTHSHREPQGGDRGIAVSQETPGEKLGPAENVTGSKWHPRTPKEKAPPLEDLAGFKELFQTPDHAKQPMTDEKTTTIPYKSPAVEPVTRRTGRKGRLKSPPGKVDAEEPSAPRKPTQTPGGARHTHGEPVGDENDIEVFKETLRQKLVSAENVIGVKSRLRKFKEKAQPLEDSGSCKELFQKPGQAKEPVSDINIAPVPCQSPPAGPVPRPASRKRRLKSPPGKVDAEEPSAPRKPTQTPGDMQREPVCDEKDGKAFKETSRQKLNPAENVMGIKCRLRKFKEKTQPLEDSGSFKELFQKPGQAKEPVSDVNIAPVPCQSPPAGPVPRPASRKRRLKSPLGKVDLEEPSVLREPIQTAGETTHREPVGDENNIKVFKETSRQNLDSAENVIGVKNRLRTFKAKAPPLEDPASFKELFQKPGQARELGNDASGVKRAPKQAADRRRPVEVSQRVLRAPKVRFTGDLVGSRDPVKSPGESCISPPPKRKLGEDARVVGRKRLCPTMAARDPEEEKPLQKKQRTAPRERQEPPKPLGVKKRSVRILAQRTKPEGNLPNSDMKTKATDPQGEDGHAPKKGMSLRTRRPTKTNIEEQRPGGLISAGKKKIKRSEKKSMKTSQEMKLQSPEDGAENPTSGGKGQERRGHLRSGKQNQKPLPDATEETARQERVEIPVKKQEEKEATEYSDFKGLRSRKITLRPRGNPSESESEQRVTRGARRCANSLQKENDNVDVKKIRTRSHRDGDDK from the exons GTATGAAAATGAAAGTCATCAGAATGGAAGCAAGTCACCTGGATTTCCAGGACAAAGATGGGAACAG GAGCCTTCGCGTCGGGTCTCAAGATCTAGCTTCCCTTCCAACCCTG ATGGAAAAGTTCAAGATGCCAGTGCCCGTTCAAAACTCACGGAGGAAGCTGCTTCAGGAAGGCCTGTGGTGCGTGGGAAGGATGTCACAGGAGATGGTATTGTCTCGGGTGGCTCAGAAGATCCTGTTGCTGGGAAAACACCTAACAGCATTCATTCCTCAGAACTTCTTGGAGATAACGGCAGAAATGCAACAACTCCCACTGCTGGGGATTCTCTAGAAGATTCCAGTGTAACATTCGGGAGCCGTAATGCAGAATTGAAGGCGTCTTCCTCTATAAAGCGTCTTAAGTGGAGTGACCCAAATGAGTCTCCCTTTCGGAAGCTTTATGAGTCAATGAAGGTGGAGTTAGACGTGAAATCAGGAAAAGTCAGTGTTCTACAGAATCGCAGAAAATCGGGATCACAGAGTCATTGCacaacagaaagagaaagcactGGTGGTTTACAGAGTGAGACTCTGGTCTCACTTAAATGCAGACCAACATCGGGCCAAAGCCCCCAAATTAAGGCAGACGCTGTTTCCGGAGAACGAGGAAGTAGCCCGACTGAGGGAAAGAGCAGTGATGAGCCATTTCAGACCCCCAAGGAGACCAGGAGCCCCAGCGTCTtctgcacagagagagagacgCTGAAAACCACGACCCCTGTACGCTCTTCACAACAAAGTCCCTCACGGAGTCCGTGGAGTGAAGACCTGAGTGTCGTCGCTGGTGGTGCATCCCTGAACCTAGGTCAAAGTGAAGGCTCCGGGGCAGAGAGTAAAACGTTGCCGCCTCACAAGTTCTTACCTAGAATTCAGACGCCCATTAGAGTTGAGAGTTTTGGAAATACACCAGAAAAACTTTGCcctagaaagaggaagaggattcCTACAAGTGTTGACGATCTGACAACAGAAACAGAGATTCTGCATCAGACAGTTTCAGCTCCGTTGGTCCCTCAAGCTGAAAGGAAGATTCAAAGCCATTTTCTCAACAAGCCTGAGAAGCTGGGCGTGGCAGCTGATCCGGTGTGCCCTGGGTCACCCCGTCTTAGCTCGGCTGATGGCAGCAGCTTCGGCGATTCCACGA ATAAGATGGATGGGGTATCCCTGAAGAGGAGGCGGGTCTCCTTTGGTGGTCGCCTGAGACCTGAATTATTCGATGAAAACTTACCTCCTAACACACCTCTCAAAAGAGGAGAGACACCAAAGCAAAGACGGTCTCTGGTCACCCACACGCCAACCGTCCTGAAGAAAATCATCAAG GAGCAGCCTCAGCCATCAGGGAAGGAAGACTCTTCAGACGTCTGTCTGGAAGTGACTGCACAGAATGCACTCGTGAGATCTCCAGCTCCTAACGCCGCTCCCACTTCTCCACACGCACCCGGCCGGTGCCGTAGGTTATCCAAGGCGTCTTCCATCGCCAGCGAGAGCAAATCTCCACATCAGACAGATATTCCcaagagaggagggagaaagagtgGCAGCCTGCCCTCCAAGAGAGCTTCCGTAGATCGAAACCAGCATGGCCTCTTACAGATGATTTATTCCAAGAGAAGGAGTGGCGCATCTGAGGCCAATTTAGTTG TGGCAAAATCGTGGGCAGACGTGGTAAAACTCGGTACCAAGCAGACCCAGACCAAAGCTGTTAAACGTGGCCCTCCAAGACCCCTGAGCAAACGGCAAAGAAGAACCAATACTCCGAAG AAGCTGACTGGCATCGTTCACAATCAATTTAGCACAGGCCACGCAAACTCTCCCTGTACCATAATAATAGGGAAAGCTCACGTCGAGAAAGTGAACGGGCCAGCTCGGCCCTACAGGATGCTGAACAACTTCATGGTCAACAAACCAGTGGACTTTAGTGAAGATCTTTCAG GGCTGCCTGAAATGTTCAAGACTCCAGTGAAAGAGAAACCACAAAGGATGAACCTGTGTCCCTCCACTTTTTCCAATTCAGAGGATTTGCTTGGAAAAGAGCTTCCAGTACCTCATTCAGGAGAAAAACCTCTGCTGTGCGCTTCAGAAAATTCTG GACAGAATGTGGCCCCCGGGGCTCAAGATGCACCAAAAGAGCTGTCTGATCAAAGTTCTGCAAGCCCTGCCTTAAGACGCCAgtgtattaaaataaatgaaagtattaTGAAAACTCCTAAGAACGTGTATAAAACAACAGGTGCTGAGATGAAAACTCCAGCGTCTGAGGCAACGACACCAAAGACAACATCAAGTGCAAACGAGTTTAGAAGGTCCATGGAGCTCAGAAGCTCACAGACACCAGGTGTAGAGTGTAAAAACGAAGGCCCCAAACCTGACACTCTTGAGAACGTCTTGGGAAGATGTCTGAGGAAAGCACCACAACCAGAGCAGAAGCTGGAGGGAGACATGAAGGGAAGTGAAACATGTACAAAAAACATGGACTcaaaagaaaattccaaaaagatGTTAGCTCTGAGGAGATCGAGAATTGCTTCAGAGCTGAGGTGTGAAATAACAGCAGACCCGACCGCCCTTGAGAGCTTGCAGGAGACAGAGCCTGAGGAAGACCAGGTGGACATCCCACGTCTCCTGCAGGCCCCAGCTCATCCCAAGGAAGCAGTGGACGCAGAGAACAAAGCCACAGAAATGCACTGTAAATCTCCCAGATCAGGAACAGTCGGCACGTCCACCAGGACAAACACACAGCTCAAGACACCTTCCTGGAAAGTGGATGTAGAAGATGCCTCAGCCCTCGGAAAACTCACACAGACACCAGGGAAAACCATGCCCATGCACAGAGAGCCAGGTGATGACAAAAGCATCAAATTGTTTAAGGAAACTCCAAATCAGAAACTGGACTCATCAGAAAATGTAGCTGGAAGTAAGAGGCGGCCAAGGACACCCAAGGGAAAGGCCCCGCCTCTGGAAGACCTGGCTGGCTTCAAAGAGCTCTTCCAAACCCCAGATCATGCAAAGCAACCAATGACTGATGAGAAAACCACCACAATACCCTATAAATCTCCAGCAATAGAACCAGTCAACACACCAAGTAGAAAGGGACGTCTCAAGACACCTTCCCAGAAAGTGGCTGTGCAGCAAGATGTCTCGGCTCTCAGGAAGCCTCAACAAACACCAGGGGAaaccacacactcacacagagaacCAGAGGGTGGTGACAGAGGCATTGCATTGTCTCAGGAGACTCCAGGAGAGAAACTGGACCCTGCAGAAAATGGAACTGGAAGCAAGTGGCGGCCAAGAACACCCAGGAAAAAGGCCCCACCCCTGGAAGACCTGGCTGGCTTCAAAGAGCTCTTCCAAACCCCAGATCATGCAAAGCAACCAATGACTGATGACAAACCTACCACAATACCCTATAAATCTCCACCAGCAGAAGCAGTCAACATGCCGACAAGTAGCAAGAGACGGCTCAAGACACCTTCCCAGAAAGTGGCTGTGCAGGAAGATGTCTCGGCTCTCAGAAAGCCCACACAGACACCAGGGGGAGCCAGGCACTCAGACAAAGAACCAGAGGGTGGTGACAGAGGCATTGCAGTGTCTCAGGAAACTCCAGGAGAAAAGCTGGGCCCTGCAGAAAATGTAACTGGAAGCAAGTGGCATCCAAGAACACCCAAGGAAAAGGCCCCACTGCTGGAAGACCTGGTTGGCTTCAAAGAGCTCTTCCAAACCCCAGATCACACAGTGGAACCAATGACTGATGACAGAATCTTCAAAATGCTCTGCCAGTCTCCACAACTAGAACCAGTCAACACACCAAGTAGAAAGGGACGTCTCAAGACCCCTTCCCAGAAAGTGGCTGTGCAGCAAGATGTCTCGGCTCCCAGGAAGCCTCAACATACACCAGGGGAaaccacacactcacacagagaacCACAGGGTGGTGACAGAGGCATTGCAGTGTCTCAGGAAACTCCAGGAGAGAAACTGGACCCTGCAGAAAATGTAACTGGAAGCAAGTGGCATCCAAGGACACCCAAGGAAAAGGCCCCACCCCTGGAAGACCTGGCTGGCTTCAAAGAGCTCTTCCAAACCCCAGATCATGCAAAGGGACAAATGACTGATGAGAAAACCACCACGATAACCTATAAGTCTCCAGCAGTAGAACCAGTCACCAGGCGAACAGGTAGAAAGGGACGGCTCAAGTCACCACCGGGGAAAGTGGATGCAGAAGAGCCCTCAGTGCCCAGGAAGTCCACACAGACACCAGGGGGAGCCAGGCACTCAGACAGAGAACCAGCGGATGGTGATAAAAACATCAAATCATCTAAGGAAACTCCAAAGCAGAAACCGGACTCAGCAGAAAATGTAAATGGAAGCAAGAGGCTGCCAAGAACACCCAAGGAAAAGGTCCAATCTCTAGAAGACCTGGCAGGTTTCAAAGAGCTCTTCCGAACCCCAGATCATGCCAAGGAACCGAGGGCTGTTGTCAAAACTCCCCAAATGCTCTGCATGTCCTCCCAACCACAGCTAATTTTCACACCAACCAATACGAAGAGATGGCTCAAGACCCCTCTGGGGAAAGTGGATACAGAGAAAGAGCTCTCAGCATGCAGAACGACGCAGTCACCAGGGGAAACTAGGCACTCAGAGGGAGAACCAGTAGATGATGATAAAAGCATCAAATTGTTTCAGGAAACTCCAAATCAGAAACTGGACTCATCAGAAAATGTAGCTGGAAGTAAGAGGCGGCCAAGGACACCCAAGGGAAAGGCCCCACCCCTGGAAGACCTGGCTGGCTTCAAAGAGCTCTTCCAAACCCCAGATCATGCAAAGCAACCAATGACTGATGAGAAAACCACCACAATACCCTATAAATCTCCAGCAATAGAACCAGTCAACACACCAAGTAGAAAGGGACGTCTCAAGACACCTTCCCAGAAAGTGGCTGTGCAGCAAGATGTCTCGGCTCTCAGGAAGCCTCAACAAACACCAGGGGAaaccacacactcacacagagaacCAGAGGGTGGTGACAGAGGCATTGCATTGTCTCAGGAGACTCCAGGAGAGAAACTGGACCCTGCAGAAAATGGAACTGGAAGCAAGTGGCGGCCAAGAACACCCAGGAAAAAGGCCCCACCCCTGGAAGACCTGGCTGGCTTCAAAGAGCTCTTCCAAACCCCAGATCATGCAAAGCAACCAATGACTGATGACAAACCTACCACAATACCCTATAAATCTCCACCAGCAGAAGCAGTCAACATGCCGACAAGTAGCAAGAGACGGCTCAAGACACCTTCCCAGAAAGTGGCTGTGCAGGAAGATGTCTTGGCTCTCAGGAAGCCCACACAGACACCAGGGGGAGCCAGGCACTCAGACAAAGAACCAGAGGGTGGTGACAGAGGCATTGCAGTGTCTCAGGAAACTCCAGGAGAAAAGCTGGGCCCTGCAGAAAATGTAACTGGAAGCAAGTGGCATCCAAGAACACCCAAGGAAAAGGCCCCACCGCTGGAAGACCTGGTTGGCTTCAAAGAGCTCTTCCAAACCCCAGATCACACAGTGGAACCAATGACTGCTGACAGAATCTTCAAAATGCTCTGCCAGTCTCCACAACTAGAACCAGTCAACACACCAAGTAGAAAGGGACGTCTCAAGACCCCTTCCCAGAAAGTGGCTGTGCAGCAAGATGTCTCGGCTCTCAGGAAGCCTCAACAAACACCAGGGGAaaccacacactcacacagagaacCACAGGGTGGTGACAGAGGCATTGCAGTGTCTCAGGAAACTCCAGGAGAAAAGCTGGGCCCTGCAGAAAATGTAACTGGAAGCAAGTGGCATCCAAGGACACCCAAGGAAAAGGCCCCACCCCTGGAAGACCTGGCTGGCTTCAAAGAGCTCTTCCAAACCCCAGATCATGCAAAGCAACCAATGACTGATGAGAAAACCACCACGATACCCTATAAATCTCCAGCAGTAGAACCAGTCACCAGGCGAACAGGTAGAAAGGGACGGCTCAAGTCACCACCGGGGAAAGTGGATGCAGAAGAGCCCTCAGCGCCCAGGAAGCCCACACAGACACCAGGGGGAGCCAGGCACACACATGGAGAGCCTGTAGGTGATGAAAATGACATCGAAGTGTTTAAGGAGACTTTAAGGCAGAAACTGGTCTCAGCAGAAAATGTAATTGGCGTCAAGAGTCGGCTAAGAAAGTTTAAGGAAAAGGCTCAACCCCTGGAAGACTCGGGCAGTTGCAAGGAGCTCTTCCAAAAGCCAGGTCAGGCCAAGGAACCGGTGAGTGACATTAATATCGCTCCAGTGCCCTGCCAGTCTCCACCAGCCGGACCAGTCCCCAGGCCAGCAAGTAGAAAGAGGCGCCTCAAGTCACCACCGGGGAAAGTGGATGCAGAAGAGCCCTCAGCGCCCAGGAAGCCCACACAGACACCAGGGGATATGCAGAGAGAGCCTGTATGTGATGAAAAAGACGGCAAAGCGTTTAAGGAAACTTCAAGGCAGAAACTCAACCCTGCAGAAAATGTAATGGGCATCAAGTGTCGGCtaagaaaatttaaggaaaagaCCCAACCCCTGGAAGACTCGGGCAGTTTCAAGGAGCTCTTCCAAAAGCCAGGTCAGGCCAAGGAACCGGTGAGTGACGTTAATATCGCTCCAGTGCCCTGCCAGTCTCCACCAGCTGGACCAGTGCCCAGGCCAGCAAGTAGAAAGAGGCGACTCAAGTCACCACTGGGAAAAGTAGACCTAGAAGAGCCCTCAGTACTCAGAGAGCCCATCCAAACAGCAGGGGAAACCACGCACAGAGAACCAGTAGGTGATGAGAACAATATCAAAGTGTTTAAGGAAACTTCAAGGCAGAACCTGGACTCGGCAGAGAATGTAATTGGCGTCAAGAATCGGCTAAGAACATTTAAGGCAAAGGCCCCACCCCTGGAAGATCCGGCCAGTTTCAAGGAGCTCTTCCAAAAGCCAGGTCAGGCCAGGGAACTGGGAAACGATGCTTCTGGAGTTAAGAGAGCCCCAAAGCAAGCAGCAGACAGAAGAAGACCTGTAGAAGTATCCCAAAGAGTCCTCAGGGCCCCTAAAGTAAGGTTCACGGGAGACCTTGTGGGCAGCAGAGACCCTGTAAAATCACCAGGTGAAAGCTGCATCTCCCCGCCCCCCAAGAGGAAACTGGGAGAAGATGCAAGGGTTGTGGGAAGGAAGAGGCTATGCCCTACGATGGCTGCACGGGACCCTGAGGAAGAGAAGCCCCTCCAGAAGAAGCAGAGGACAGCCCCCAGGGAGAGACAGGAGCCCCCCAAACCCTTGGGAGTGAAGAAGAGAAGTGTGAGGATTCTGGCACAAAGGACTAAACCTGAGGGAAACCTGCCCAACAGTGACATGAAAACTAAAGCTACGGATCCACAAGGAGAAGACGGGCACgctccaaagaag ggAATGTCCCTGCGTACCAGGCGCCCCACTAAAACCAATATAGAGGAGCAAAGACCTGGGGGTCTTATAtcagcaggaaagaagaaaataaagagaagtgaAAAGAAGTCCATGAAGACCTCCCAAGAGATGAAGCTACAAAGCCCAGAAGATGGAGCTGAGAATCCTACCTCTGGGGGCAAAGGTCAAGAGAGAAGGGGGCACTTGAGATCCGGGAAGCAGAATCAGAAGCCTTTGCCTGATGCAACAGAGGAGACAGCAAGGCAGGAAAGGGTGGAAATCCCCGTgaagaagcaggaagagaaagaagcaacGGAATATTCAGACTTCAAGGGTTTGAGATCCAGAAAGATTACTCTCCGCCCTCGAGGAAACCCTTCGGAGAGTGAATCCGAGCAGAGAGTAACCCGGGGTGCCAGGAGATGTGCCAACAGCCTTCAAAAG GAAAATGACAATGTGGATGTCAAGAAAATAAGAACCAGAAGTCATCGAGACGGTGACGATAAATAG